A part of Melittangium boletus DSM 14713 genomic DNA contains:
- a CDS encoding tetratricopeptide repeat protein, protein MAVLVDPGPIRLKAQQAADALSRSGSFVWFHGGQGSGRDIVLDTLQSRFGDKLAVVRTVSLSSADAVAHARLQLAGWARREKPTPNLLSGSTREALTASIDQLHEQERILALRIHPSWGEGRNAVEQTIAERAGDFVRQLGLALKEKPFLRVLVLASSHPRGALRDLGYRATQEFALPVPRLAKHALEDEAPWRTLQTDFHRLREELVTRTRPSNLPTPNQLRLAVALVSLGSPPAEIARRLRSLISHDLEPLLEQLRQTLAWHEHAPALQRAAFARFALSWDKLLASVPELQNIEDLVRVGLGYETSDGRVRLSEPVRKALLSGNILGQKLAEPDLLTHARFEQAWTQLDGATTPEQLHPSKVIPWLEKMHHRAHAGTHTREQLEHLDLPAPEMYWDLGRALSREQERFEDAALVYRRCWTKFQHDDYAHHYYAWNLDRAAREPDEVEKHYALAIEQRPDNVWWHARLCTFLIHRARFRDAEEAFRRALEHLDPSEVEVQEDARFAHSLHRWLIEAWLNMGEIDRANEVMSLVPRDIIASSNVLRALSARVADAMEATQLGESVYPQAIPPEERWTQPAFLPEEDDGHELETWRPGRVRRVGEADIELVYAEPDEKAESRELQGVELSLHEWNEMARGRAPQSDAFVILAEYSQGVRRIFHWPAKSIEVIGSGPDENLELLRYVHQWLGTSATSSP, encoded by the coding sequence CGACGCCCTCTCTCGGTCTGGAAGCTTCGTCTGGTTCCATGGCGGCCAGGGCTCGGGACGAGATATTGTCCTCGACACGCTGCAATCCCGCTTCGGGGACAAGCTCGCCGTAGTCCGGACCGTGTCCCTCTCTTCCGCCGATGCCGTCGCGCATGCGCGCCTGCAACTCGCGGGATGGGCACGCCGCGAGAAGCCAACCCCGAATTTGCTGTCGGGATCGACTCGGGAGGCGCTTACCGCCAGCATCGACCAATTGCACGAGCAAGAACGGATCCTTGCATTACGCATCCACCCCTCATGGGGAGAAGGGCGCAATGCGGTCGAGCAAACAATCGCCGAGCGCGCTGGGGATTTCGTGCGTCAACTCGGGCTCGCATTAAAGGAAAAGCCCTTCCTCCGCGTGCTTGTTCTCGCGAGTTCACATCCCCGCGGGGCTCTTCGCGATCTGGGGTATCGCGCCACACAAGAGTTTGCCCTGCCAGTCCCCCGCCTCGCGAAACATGCGCTCGAAGATGAAGCACCCTGGCGCACGCTTCAGACTGATTTCCATCGACTCCGGGAAGAACTTGTCACCAGGACGCGCCCTTCCAATCTACCCACTCCCAACCAATTGAGGCTGGCGGTCGCACTTGTCTCGCTCGGCTCCCCGCCTGCCGAGATCGCACGACGACTCCGCTCCCTCATCAGCCATGATTTGGAGCCCCTGCTCGAACAGCTGCGTCAAACCTTGGCTTGGCACGAGCACGCCCCCGCCCTTCAGCGGGCTGCATTCGCCAGATTCGCTCTGTCTTGGGACAAACTCCTCGCCTCGGTCCCGGAACTCCAGAACATCGAAGACCTCGTCCGCGTTGGGCTGGGGTATGAGACGAGTGACGGGCGCGTACGCCTGAGCGAACCGGTCCGCAAGGCACTGCTGTCGGGCAACATATTGGGACAGAAACTGGCCGAGCCCGACCTGCTCACCCATGCGCGCTTCGAACAAGCCTGGACGCAACTTGATGGTGCCACAACCCCGGAGCAACTCCACCCCAGCAAGGTGATTCCGTGGCTAGAGAAAATGCACCACAGGGCGCACGCCGGCACGCATACCCGCGAACAGCTCGAGCACCTCGACCTGCCCGCTCCCGAGATGTATTGGGACCTTGGACGCGCACTCAGCCGTGAACAAGAGCGCTTCGAAGACGCGGCGCTCGTGTACAGACGCTGTTGGACGAAATTCCAGCACGACGACTATGCGCACCACTATTATGCGTGGAATCTCGATCGAGCTGCTCGCGAGCCCGACGAGGTCGAGAAGCACTACGCCCTCGCGATAGAACAGCGTCCGGACAACGTCTGGTGGCACGCGCGCCTGTGTACATTCCTCATCCACCGCGCCCGGTTCCGTGACGCGGAAGAGGCCTTTCGCCGAGCGCTCGAGCATCTCGACCCGAGCGAAGTCGAGGTCCAAGAGGATGCGCGATTCGCACATTCCCTCCATCGCTGGCTCATCGAGGCATGGCTCAACATGGGTGAGATTGACCGGGCGAACGAAGTGATGTCGCTCGTACCTCGTGACATCATCGCATCCAGCAACGTACTCCGTGCGCTCTCCGCGCGAGTCGCCGACGCCATGGAAGCGACGCAGCTTGGCGAGTCCGTCTACCCTCAAGCGATTCCTCCAGAAGAACGCTGGACGCAGCCCGCGTTCCTCCCTGAAGAAGACGACGGCCATGAATTGGAGACTTGGCGTCCCGGGCGAGTGCGCAGGGTGGGTGAGGCGGACATTGAACTCGTCTACGCCGAGCCTGACGAGAAGGCGGAGTCCCGGGAACTCCAAGGGGTCGAACTCTCGCTCCATGAATGGAATGAAATGGCGCGCGGGCGTGCCCCCCAGAGCGACGCTTTCGTCATCCTGGCCGAATACTCGCAAGGAGTGAGGCGAATCTTTCATTGGCCCGCCAAGAGCATCGAGGTGATCGGCTCTGGCCCCGACGAGAATCTCGAGCTGCTCCGCTATGTCCACCAGTGGCTCGGCACGTCCGCGACATCGTCGCCATGA
- a CDS encoding spore photoproduct lyase family protein — protein MYLSRDVMNLDLFPPEPSAATRPLERLLRVSRIYLEPEAGLHPRGRDILARFPDAERVEVRSHWNIPGLHGNEGNVESWNRIKGSTLVLGMKKTMRFEPNGRSADFLPPSAANGCVMACAYCYVPRHKGYANPVTVFVNIDRIQAALRRHAGKLGPKREPNLVDPRYWVYDIGCNSDCSADAALSDNVRDQVRLFTTLPNAMGSFATKFVNRELLTYAPQGKTRIRFSLMPHAKAKLLDVRTSPIAERIAAIDDFVAAGYEVHLNFSPVVITDGWQAEYDALFQELDDTLGAAAKAQLACEIIFLTHNERLHEVNLGWHPQAEALLWRPELQEAKVSQMGGTNVRYRTGMKGQLVREFIQLLERRMPYCRVRYAF, from the coding sequence ATGTATCTCTCCCGTGACGTGATGAACCTGGACCTCTTTCCTCCCGAGCCCTCCGCCGCGACCCGGCCCCTCGAGCGTCTGCTGAGGGTCTCGCGCATCTACCTGGAACCCGAAGCCGGGCTGCACCCGCGCGGCCGGGATATCCTCGCGCGCTTCCCCGACGCCGAACGGGTGGAGGTCCGCTCGCACTGGAACATCCCCGGCCTCCACGGCAACGAGGGCAACGTCGAGTCCTGGAACCGCATCAAGGGGAGCACCCTGGTGCTGGGCATGAAGAAGACGATGCGCTTCGAGCCCAACGGGCGCAGCGCGGACTTCCTGCCGCCCTCCGCGGCCAACGGCTGCGTCATGGCCTGCGCCTACTGTTACGTGCCGCGTCACAAGGGCTACGCCAACCCCGTCACCGTCTTCGTCAACATCGACCGGATCCAAGCCGCCCTCCGCCGGCACGCGGGCAAGCTGGGGCCCAAGCGCGAGCCCAACCTCGTGGACCCGCGCTACTGGGTCTACGACATCGGGTGCAACAGCGACTGCTCGGCCGACGCGGCCCTGAGCGACAACGTGCGCGATCAGGTGCGGCTGTTCACCACCCTGCCCAACGCCATGGGCTCGTTCGCCACCAAGTTCGTCAACCGCGAGCTGCTCACCTACGCGCCCCAGGGCAAGACGCGCATCCGCTTCAGCCTGATGCCGCACGCGAAGGCGAAGCTGCTCGACGTGCGCACCAGCCCCATCGCCGAGCGGATCGCCGCCATCGACGACTTCGTGGCGGCGGGCTACGAGGTGCACCTGAACTTCTCGCCCGTGGTCATCACCGACGGCTGGCAGGCGGAGTACGACGCGCTCTTCCAGGAGCTGGACGACACGCTGGGGGCGGCGGCCAAGGCGCAGCTCGCGTGTGAGATCATCTTCCTCACCCACAACGAGCGGCTGCACGAGGTGAACCTGGGCTGGCACCCCCAGGCCGAGGCGCTGCTGTGGCGGCCGGAGTTACAAGAGGCGAAGGTGTCCCAGATGGGGGGCACCAACGTGCGCTACCGCACCGGGATGAAGGGGCAACTGGTGCGCGAGTTCATCCAGTTGCTGGAGCGGCGCATGCCCTACTGCCGGGTGCGCTACGCGTTCTGA
- a CDS encoding TIGR02265 family protein codes for MNIGIEERTALAGQELSQQLAWLSPEDTLRGMFFRSVQEALLALRGEAALEACLEECGAGRDFVDFFAYPAKDFVKLLGRAAWLMAEGECDVEEMMRMLGHLGTAVFLKSPVGRAMDVLSSGTPRRVLENLPMAYQVLTPMGGPMVVTWLSPTRARVTFTRALLPRPYLEGLLEAMLKKAGARGVRVASHRLGPMMSEYDLTWSV; via the coding sequence ATGAATATCGGCATCGAGGAGCGCACGGCACTGGCTGGCCAGGAGCTGTCGCAGCAGCTCGCCTGGCTGTCGCCCGAGGACACCCTGCGGGGCATGTTCTTCCGGAGCGTGCAGGAGGCGTTGTTGGCGCTGCGGGGCGAGGCCGCCTTGGAGGCGTGCCTGGAGGAGTGCGGAGCGGGCCGAGACTTCGTGGACTTCTTCGCCTACCCGGCGAAGGACTTCGTGAAGCTGCTCGGGCGGGCGGCGTGGTTGATGGCGGAGGGGGAGTGTGACGTCGAGGAGATGATGCGGATGTTGGGGCACTTGGGGACGGCGGTGTTCCTCAAGAGTCCGGTGGGCCGGGCCATGGACGTGCTGAGCTCGGGCACGCCGCGGCGGGTGTTGGAGAACCTGCCCATGGCGTACCAGGTGCTGACGCCCATGGGGGGCCCGATGGTGGTGACGTGGCTGTCGCCCACGCGCGCGCGCGTCACCTTCACGCGGGCGCTGTTGCCGCGTCCGTACCTGGAGGGCCTGTTGGAGGCGATGCTCAAGAAGGCGGGAGCGCGGGGCGTCCGCGTGGCCAGCCATCGCCTGGGCCCGATGATGAGCGAGTACGACCTGACCTGGTCGGTGTAG
- a CDS encoding aldo/keto reductase, giving the protein MAEADVRGDMPYRTLGKTGEKVSAIGLGGWHIGLPTVDEKLGVRLVRAAIDRGINFMDNCWDYHEGLSELRMGRALQDGYRQKVFLMTKIDGRTKKEALRQLEHSLERLRTDHVDLVQHHEILRYEDPDRVFAEEGAHAALLEAQKAGKVRYVGFTGHKDPRIHLHMLEVAREHGAHFDAVQMPLNLMDAHFRSFSQLVVPELVRQGIGVLAMKTLANGSLLRSKTVTPIECLHYALHLPTSAVITGIDSEAILDQAFEAARTFKPFSDEAWKALLAKTRAAAARGEFEPFKTSSVYDGTATHPEWLGEEPEALRALVPA; this is encoded by the coding sequence ATGGCGGAGGCGGACGTGCGAGGGGACATGCCCTACCGCACCTTGGGAAAGACCGGGGAGAAGGTGTCGGCGATCGGCCTGGGCGGCTGGCACATCGGACTGCCCACCGTGGACGAGAAGCTGGGGGTGCGGCTCGTGCGCGCGGCCATCGACCGCGGCATCAACTTCATGGACAACTGCTGGGACTACCACGAGGGCCTGAGCGAGCTGCGCATGGGCCGGGCGCTCCAGGACGGCTACCGCCAGAAGGTCTTCCTCATGACGAAGATCGACGGGCGCACGAAGAAGGAGGCGCTGCGGCAGTTGGAGCACTCGCTGGAGCGCCTGCGCACGGACCACGTCGACCTCGTGCAGCACCATGAGATCCTCCGCTACGAGGACCCCGACCGCGTCTTCGCCGAGGAGGGCGCACACGCGGCGCTGCTCGAGGCCCAGAAGGCCGGCAAGGTGCGCTACGTGGGCTTCACCGGGCACAAGGATCCGCGCATCCACCTGCACATGCTGGAGGTCGCCCGCGAGCACGGCGCCCACTTCGACGCGGTGCAGATGCCCCTCAACCTCATGGACGCGCACTTCCGCAGCTTCTCCCAGCTCGTCGTGCCGGAGCTCGTGCGCCAGGGCATCGGCGTGCTCGCCATGAAGACGCTGGCCAACGGCTCGCTCCTGCGCAGCAAGACGGTGACGCCCATCGAGTGTCTGCACTACGCGCTGCACCTGCCCACCTCCGCCGTCATCACGGGCATCGACAGCGAGGCCATCCTGGACCAGGCCTTCGAGGCGGCTCGCACCTTCAAGCCCTTCTCGGACGAGGCGTGGAAGGCCCTGCTCGCCAAGACGCGCGCGGCCGCGGCCCGGGGCGAGTTCGAGCCCTTCAAGACCTCGTCCGTCTACGATGGCACCGCCACCCACCCCGAATGGCTCGGCGAGGAACCCGAGGCGCTGCGGGCCCTCGTTCCCGCGTGA
- a CDS encoding HAD family hydrolase has translation MSSRAPESIHLSRREFDALLFDLDGVVTRTASVHAAAWKRLFDAYLPQGSPPFTPEDYRLYVDGRPRLEGIRCFLRSRGLTAPEGTPEEGPDAETVQGLGARKNAWFLEALKQRGVEVSPSAVRLLERARAAGLRTAVVTSSRNGEAILRAGRLGHLFDARVDGVEAGRLGLAGKPAPDTFLEGARRLGVVPARAVVFEDAQAGVEAGRRGGFGCVIGVRRSGARGELLRAGADVEVTELSAVDVDGADTHAEGAMP, from the coding sequence ATGTCCTCGCGCGCACCCGAGTCCATCCACCTGTCGCGTCGTGAGTTCGACGCGCTCCTGTTCGACCTGGACGGTGTGGTGACCCGCACCGCCAGCGTCCATGCCGCCGCGTGGAAACGCCTGTTCGACGCCTATCTCCCCCAGGGCTCGCCTCCCTTCACCCCGGAGGACTACCGCCTCTACGTGGATGGCCGGCCGCGCCTGGAGGGCATCCGCTGCTTCCTGAGGAGCCGGGGCCTCACCGCGCCCGAGGGCACTCCGGAAGAGGGCCCGGACGCGGAGACGGTGCAGGGGCTCGGGGCGCGCAAGAACGCCTGGTTCCTGGAAGCCCTGAAGCAGCGCGGCGTGGAGGTGAGTCCGTCGGCGGTGCGGCTGCTGGAACGGGCGCGCGCGGCGGGCCTGCGCACGGCGGTGGTGACGTCCAGCCGCAACGGCGAGGCCATCCTCCGGGCGGGACGGCTCGGACACCTGTTCGACGCCCGGGTGGATGGCGTGGAGGCCGGGAGGCTCGGGTTGGCGGGCAAGCCCGCGCCGGACACCTTCCTGGAAGGCGCCCGGCGCCTGGGGGTGGTGCCCGCGCGGGCCGTGGTGTTCGAGGACGCCCAGGCGGGCGTCGAGGCGGGGCGGCGAGGCGGCTTCGGGTGCGTCATCGGGGTGCGCCGCTCCGGAGCGCGAGGCGAGCTGTTGAGGGCGGGCGCGGACGTGGAGGTGACGGAGCTCTCCGCCGTGGACGTGGACGGCGCGGACACCCATGCCGAGGGAGCGATGCCATGA
- a CDS encoding glycoside hydrolase family 65 protein — MNPEPWLFTYEDFAPEREGLREALCTLGNGYFATRGAAPESHADGTHYPGTYLAGGYNRLTTDLSGQVVENEDLVNMPNWLPLTFRLEGEDWFDLRAVTPLEYRQVLDLARGLLLRTVRFVDARGRRTRLEQRRFVHMRDKHLAGQEMVLVPENWSGQVRVRSALDGRVINAGVPRYQRLQGRHLRTLVAEEVDAQTLLLEVETVQSRLTVAEAARTRLFVEGAPAEHSRELLKEEGYVAHEFTVSLTEGQRLAVEKVVTLYSSRDHAVSEAAMEARHAARTAPERFEDLVSTHAQAWTHLWRRADLTLELAEPNGTHRVLRLHIFHLLQTVSPHSIDQDVGVPARGWHGEAYRGHIFWDELFIFPFLNLRLPALTRAILRYRHRRLPQARQAAREAGHPGAMFPWQSGSNGREESQSLHLNPRSGRWVADVTSLQRHINAAIAYNIWQYYQATADSEFLYFHGAEMLLELSRFWASMAQWNPALKRYEIKGVMGPDEYHTGYPDRAEPGLDNNTYTNLMAVWVLCKGLKVLRLLPAERLQELRETLRLEDSELAHWDEVSRRMRLVFHADGMLSQFEGYEQLQEFDWEGYRARYKDIHRLDRILEAEGDTPNRYKLSKQADVLMLFYLLSAEELRELLERLGYRMEPEMIGRTVEYYLQRTSHGSTLSGVVHAWVLARRDRAASWRLFSEVLHSDISDVQGGTTQEGIHLGAMAGSVDLIQRAYTGIEVRGGMLHFNPYLPEELRRLRFSLRYHKHLVDVDITPDTLRLTGLWSDQEPALDVCVRGKCLRLPPHETRTIPLGP, encoded by the coding sequence ATGAACCCAGAGCCGTGGCTGTTCACCTACGAGGACTTCGCGCCCGAGCGGGAAGGGCTGCGCGAGGCGCTGTGCACGCTGGGCAATGGGTACTTCGCCACGCGCGGGGCGGCGCCCGAGTCCCACGCGGATGGGACGCACTACCCGGGGACCTACCTGGCGGGCGGCTACAACCGGTTGACGACGGATCTGTCCGGGCAGGTGGTGGAGAACGAGGACCTCGTCAACATGCCCAACTGGCTGCCCCTCACCTTCCGGTTGGAGGGAGAGGACTGGTTCGACCTCCGGGCGGTCACCCCGCTGGAGTATCGGCAGGTGCTGGACCTGGCGCGGGGCCTGCTGCTGCGCACGGTGCGCTTCGTGGACGCCCGGGGCCGGAGGACACGGCTGGAGCAACGGCGCTTCGTGCACATGCGGGACAAGCACCTGGCGGGACAGGAAATGGTGCTCGTGCCGGAGAACTGGAGCGGACAGGTCCGCGTGCGCTCGGCGCTGGATGGACGGGTGATCAACGCCGGAGTCCCCCGCTACCAGCGGCTCCAGGGCAGGCACCTGCGCACGCTGGTGGCCGAGGAGGTGGACGCCCAGACGCTGCTGCTGGAAGTCGAAACGGTGCAGTCGCGCCTGACGGTGGCGGAGGCGGCGCGCACCCGGCTGTTCGTGGAGGGCGCTCCGGCCGAGCACTCGCGGGAATTGCTCAAGGAAGAGGGCTATGTCGCGCACGAGTTCACCGTGTCGCTGACCGAGGGGCAGCGCCTGGCGGTGGAGAAGGTGGTGACGCTCTACTCGTCGAGGGATCACGCCGTGTCCGAGGCGGCGATGGAGGCGAGGCACGCCGCGAGGACGGCGCCCGAGCGCTTCGAGGACCTGGTCTCCACGCACGCGCAGGCCTGGACGCACCTGTGGCGCCGCGCAGATCTCACCCTGGAGCTGGCCGAGCCGAACGGCACCCACCGCGTGCTGCGCCTGCACATCTTCCACCTGCTGCAGACGGTCTCACCGCACAGCATCGACCAGGACGTGGGCGTGCCGGCGCGGGGCTGGCACGGCGAGGCCTACCGGGGACACATCTTCTGGGACGAGCTGTTCATCTTCCCCTTCCTCAACCTGCGGCTGCCCGCCCTGACGCGCGCCATCCTGCGCTACCGCCACCGGCGGCTGCCCCAGGCACGCCAGGCGGCCCGTGAGGCGGGCCACCCGGGCGCCATGTTCCCCTGGCAGAGCGGCAGCAACGGACGCGAGGAGAGCCAATCCCTGCACCTCAATCCCCGCTCGGGGCGCTGGGTGGCGGACGTGACGTCGCTGCAACGCCATATCAACGCGGCCATCGCCTACAACATCTGGCAGTACTACCAGGCCACGGCGGACTCGGAGTTCCTCTACTTCCACGGCGCGGAGATGCTGCTGGAGCTCTCGCGCTTCTGGGCCAGCATGGCCCAGTGGAACCCCGCGCTGAAGCGCTACGAAATCAAGGGCGTGATGGGTCCGGACGAGTACCACACGGGCTACCCGGATCGCGCCGAGCCGGGACTGGACAACAACACCTATACCAACCTCATGGCGGTGTGGGTGCTGTGCAAGGGATTGAAGGTCCTGCGCCTGCTGCCCGCGGAACGCCTCCAGGAGCTGCGCGAGACGCTGCGGCTGGAGGACTCGGAGCTCGCGCACTGGGACGAGGTGAGCCGCCGGATGCGGCTGGTGTTCCACGCGGATGGAATGCTCAGCCAGTTCGAGGGCTATGAACAGCTCCAGGAGTTCGACTGGGAGGGATACCGCGCCCGCTACAAGGACATCCACCGCCTGGATCGCATCCTCGAAGCCGAGGGAGATACCCCCAACCGCTACAAGCTGTCGAAGCAGGCGGATGTGTTGATGCTCTTCTACCTGCTGTCGGCGGAGGAGCTGCGCGAACTGCTCGAGCGGCTCGGCTACCGGATGGAACCGGAGATGATCGGACGCACCGTGGAGTACTACCTGCAACGCACCTCCCACGGCTCGACGCTGAGCGGGGTGGTGCACGCCTGGGTGCTGGCCCGCCGGGATCGTGCGGCCTCGTGGCGGCTCTTCAGCGAGGTCCTCCACAGTGACATCTCGGACGTCCAGGGCGGCACGACCCAGGAGGGCATCCACCTGGGGGCCATGGCCGGCTCGGTGGACCTCATCCAGCGCGCCTACACGGGCATCGAGGTCCGTGGCGGCATGCTGCACTTCAACCCCTACCTGCCCGAGGAGCTGCGGCGGCTGAGGTTCTCGCTGCGCTACCACAAGCACCTGGTGGACGTGGACATCACCCCGGACACCCTGCGGCTCACCGGCCTGTGGAGCGACCAGGAGCCCGCGCTGGATGTCTGTGTGCGGGGAAAATGCCTGCGCCTCCCGCCCCACGAGACCCGGACGATTCCCCTCGGCCCGTGA